aaacttattattgTCTGTATATGAGTATGAGTTTGACCATTGTTTCTAAACCTTTAGTTGTTATATTATGGAGGCAGTGACGGAGCTTGATCTTGTTCATTGGGAGGTCACTATATTATATAATTAGAGGTTGAACTTGTTTATTGGGGAATAAGATCACTATTATATATAGCTGGCAATTGAGACCCATTCTCTTaaatttgggtcaaatgggtcaagctttaGGGTCAATTGagtcttgaaaaaaaaaataagcCTGACAATGTAAATCAAAACCTAAAAAAAGGTCCAATGAGTTTTTCTTCAACCTATTTAGTCTTATAGAAAATATAAAAGAACGGGTTAAACGGGTATTAAATCCTAAGTTCAATAAATAGAGAACAGGTCTAATGggtcttgtgaatgggtcaaatgggtcgagtATAACAAGATACATCCGTCAATAATTTATAAAAGCATTAATGGTTATATAAGTTATTATGTACATTAATATTTTCTTATGTATATAATAAATGTTATAAGAACTAAaacaatataataaatgtaaaCAATCAAATGTAAAAGTATATGACCTGTTTGTAGGGGTGTGCGTGGTACGGTTCCGGACCAAACTTGTTCGGTTAGGTTCCGTCCCGAATCCCAATTTGAAGCAAAAATATGGACCGAGGACCGGACCAAATATTATCGGTTCGGTACGGTACGGTACGGTACGGTTCGGATATTTTTAGTGTTTTTTTTGGTTTTGGTCCGGTCCGGACCGAAGACCGAAAATCCGTAAAATTATGGACCAAGGACCGGACCGAAAAAGTTCGGTTCGGTTCGAAATCGGTTCAGTCCGGTACGGTCTTCGGTTCTTCCCATACCATGCACACCCCTACCTGTTTGGACCTAttttacccatttgacccgttaccCGTTTCGACCTgtcacccaaaccgacccaaccgaCCCGTTTGGAGCCATTTAAAACTTTTACCCGTTTGaccccatgacccatttcaacccaaaaccgttttgacccgttacccaaaccgacccaacctgacccgtttgtcatgtatactattatatataataaaatcttTTTAAATAGTATATGATTATAAAAGCACTTTGAGTTACGAGCGTTTTGACTTTTAAATCAATTAAATCGGAGTTCGTATGaaaaaatatgaccaaaatggtgcAGGCTTGCTGAATCTGTGAGCTGTCACCGTTTTCATCGTGTCTTCTCTATACGGACTCCGCTTTAGTTGATTCATAAGCCCAATCGTAACTCAAAGGGCTACAAATTTCATTTTGGTTGGTGGGCCAAAGCCCATCTCTGTCCTCGCTAAGCTTCGTCCTTGTACGGAGGATCATTCCCAATTAATATCGCCTCCTCATGTAGaaatacctaaatactctccaaaccAAATACCAACAAACAAAACTCAGTTTTTACTTCTTGTCAACATCTATTTTAGATTCTGTAACCCTCATGACATATACGTTTGTTTCCGATTTAAAAAGTGGCTTGGGCAtcgcttttcttttctttttcttttttacaaAATCTGAACAAATTTTAATCCTGCAACTTCTTTTCTTTGTGGCGTTGACAGGGCCGTGGGGACTGGCGAAGCGTTGTTTAACATGAATTCTGGCCGATTAGAAGCATCACTTGACAGAATCGAGACCATCATAACTCATACTTATGATTCCCCAAAGGATCAGGTTTCGAGTATATCTCCTTGAATCATAGTTTTTACTTTAGGTTTGTAAAGATTCTGTTTTTCCAACGTTGTAATTATAGATAGATTACTTTGATGCCCTGTTTCTACAGCGTTTATTTTTATGTTATATTTACTttctatttatttaaaaaaaaatttgtttcggtGTGTGTTTAAATTTAGAAGCAAAGTGTTGAATAACCATATCTTTATATGGGAATCATAGTTGATCATTATAGGTGCTATTCAGGATCCATGAAGTTAAGACAATGGCAGTGTCTACTCCAGATTTACATTTTGCAAAACAATGATTTCAGGCTCTTGATACTTTGTCTGACATGTTTAGTCCCAACAATTATCACCACCAACTGAAGCTTAGCTTGAGTGGTATGGGGTGAGATTCAACTTGGGGTACTGCCAATCCAGGTTCAATTCTCACTCCAAGCGGGAGTTTCCATGGTACtgtcaacatcaatgcgatttggcaAGGTCTCTAGGGTTTtttttcccaaccttcgatggtaccaCCAACATTTTTGTGATTTGGGTTTTCTCTtaacgcgtgtgtgggtgacaaatgagagcattcgatgtcgatatcgccgtttaaaaaaaaaaaaaaaaacaattttcacCACCAACTTTTAATTCCCTTTCAACTCACTCATTTTTGCTCAATTTCTTTATCTACTCTTTCAGTGTTGATAGAAGCAATGGTTTTGGTGATGTGTTTGATTGTTTTATGTTTAACTTATGCTGGGATAATATGATGAACATGCTGTCGATTATCAACCTGCTACATTGATAGTCATTTACCAATTACTGTGCACTATGCACTGTATTCTAGTCCAGTTTACGTTTTGCAATTTCATTGTTGAACAATtgacgaatatatatttcattgttaattGATCTCTATTCTTGGATTTAAAACCCTCAAATGGCAcgttatacttgtatatatatatatacttgatacttTACATCAAAAGGCAAAGTAGCTTTTGGTCAATAATGTCAAAAGACTAGCAGAAGAAGGTACTATTATATATGTcttgcaaaaaaataaaaaaataataaaataaaaaaaagaattaaaatatgcAAAAAAATTCCCTTAACTCTTTAAAACTCCAATTTTGTTAGTAATTAATTAGTGTTTTGGAGATCTTTGATTCTCAGACAAAACTTCAATTTAGAATCTACTTATTCACCTACTTCGTTTATGTTGTTCAGAATAAACAAGGGTATTACCCGTTGTTTTGGATGGGATGACTATATCGTGGCAATGTTATTTATTGAAATGGTGTAACAGAGGAGTTTTGTGAAGCAGGTTTTAGAATTGATGTTTTTTGATAGTTTAGTGAAAttgtattaaaaattaaaaaaaggaACCAAACATGAAGGTGAAAAAATCACACCCACGAGTAAAATTGACGAAAGGCATTTTGCCCTGTAAGGATGGTCTTATATATAATAGCTAATAGGTAATAATGTATTATGTAATGTTAAGTAGGTCcgcaataattttaattaatattaatatactaattAATATACTAATACCAATACTAGTGTAGATTAGATGGATGTAATAAGGCATTTTCATCAAACTTATATGTAGGAGGAAAAGGTGGGTAAAAGCCATCCACATGTTATCAATCTATACATATGCAATATTTAAGTATATGATGTATCTACATATTAATTTTATTGGTTGGTTGGTTGGTTGGTTGGTTGGTTGGTCATTTCTGTTGACATCTCCTATTCCATTGGATATCTTCCAAACACTTGCAATATATTTCAACTTTCATAACCTTCCACCTTTTATCATttcttatttattaatttattcctTAAATAAAATACAAGAATATAATACACTCAATAATCATGTCAATGGGGGAACACCAAAACTTAAGCACTCTAAATCCCCAGATTTGTTTTTAGTCTTCTATCATCATACATATCCACACCAGTTTCTTTCTTAGTCCCCTACATCTTCCAGGTAGGTCTTTTATGTTACCAAACTCATGTGCCATGTATAAAATTCTCAATTTTAAAACCATAAAGTAAtgcttttaattataataatatataatgtgTTTGTGGGTTTGTCTCATTGGTTATCCTTCattgcatcatcatcatctctatTATTGCAGCCTTATTAAAAAATTATAATAAAATCTATGTTGTTCATCTATTCAGGTTACTTATGAGAACCTGATACCATACCTGGAATTGGGGGGAATATATTATAGAAGCTTCGATTCGATGATGACGTTCAGAATCCAGAAGCCTGGTTTCAAGATGCCTGCTTGTTATGGATCCAGAAATCATCAAAAATATATAAGATCAATGATCACAATGTGAGTTTCTTCTACATATACCAGATTGCCTTTAAAATCTTTCTTCTGATTGTTTATATCTCGATAAATAAACAGGACAACGAATCCACAAGGTGTAAACAAACATAAATTATCACTACAACTTGATAAAAACTCGTTAAAAACCACGAGTCAGACCCATCTTCATTTTGACCGGCTGCAACTACAACAGGCTGATCAGATATTTGTTCATAACAAGAAACATGAGTTTGGGCAGTTTGTAGCACGTGAAGCTCTGATTGATGAAGAATATTGGGTAAGCTTTGGAAACAGACTATACTTTTATTTTCTATTAAGTGCTGTTTCGATATGCCTATGTTTTTAAGGGGTCTCTGTTTCGATGAGACCATCTTTTAAATTAGTGACACAAAAACAACAATTTTACTCAAGTGTTGTACAGACACATAGTATTAAGTAGAAAGTTAGCAGACCCTTAAGTCACACATATCACTTATCACCCATCAATCAATATCTCTCTATCAATCCTTTGTTAGCTAAATTATTTGCAAATCGTGGCAGACAGCGGCATGGTTACGAGCAGAAACGCATTGGGAAGATAGGATTGATGATAGGTATCAATCAACTATATGTTGAATAAAAATGGATTATTGTCACTACTACAAAAGATATTGAATATGCAACTTAATAATCCCACTGATACTAAACTCTTGTCGATAATGCAGATTTGCTGATAGCCACAGAAGGAAATTTACAGAGCAagtagttttctttattttttccgCACCCATAAATGGACAATTGAGTATATAAATATATCATTCACAAGAATCCCTTTTTCCTCTTTATTATTAGGAATTTAATGCACTAAAGCGACAGGCTGTTACAAAACTTGGTTTAAAAACTGCCTGCATCATCACGGTATAAGCTTTCACCCAAAATGTAATGTAATTCTGCTTCCTATATTATATGTTGTTTCTTTACATAAGAAATAAAAGTTTGTGAACGTTCCTTAACGCCATTATTCTATTCATACCGCAGGTAAGGAAAGAACATAGTAGTGAGAAACGTACAACTGTACTCAAGAGTGTTGTTGGAACCCTTGATGTCAGCATCCGCCCGTTCTTGCACGGGGAGACTTTTCCGGGGGTAAATAACATTTTTATGCATAGTGCAAATTAAAACTGCTATTGAACTAATAATAAACATGGGGGGATATTTCAGGAAAAAGTTAAAGCACCAATTTTTTACACTGATAACACAAAAGAGCCGAGAAAACAATATGGGTACATTTCAAATCTATGTGTAGCAAAATCAGCACGTCGGCAGGGTATTGCAAGAAACATGTTACATTTCGCCATTGAGTCTACCATATCGGATGGTAacatttttattaattttatttagttaATTAGTTACCTTAAACAGTATGATGGTAGCCTATCAATAGTTAGATTTGTTTGGCAGGTGTAGAACAAGTGTATGTTCATGTACACAGGAACAATATAGCTGCACAGGAGCTGTACCAAAAGATAGGATTCACGGTTGTTGACTTGGCAAGCCCTCAATTGTTACGAGATAAAATGTACTTGCTTTCCTACAGACCATAaatatatcatcaacatatatccTCACTCCAAATTCTTGTATCATAAAaagcttaaaaaaaaataaaaataaaaataaaatcacgCTGACTAACTTAAAAATGTACATcacttttttacaaattaatagctCAACCAACAGGAAATAAGCTTACTGATATAAGTTGTATATCACCTACAGATTCTTACATATGGTTACCAATGCCATACAGTTCAATTTGTAATGATGTATGAAGCAACGTTATATCTTTCTTTGTAATCAATATATTACAGTAGTATATTCTTTTCGCCTCCAGTTCATCTAGTAATGTTGTCAATCTTGTGACATGATCCTCCATCAACTAGCTTCCGTGTATATTACTTAATCCTAATGATGATATCAGAACTAACATATTTGACGGCTGAATAGTCTAAAATGGGCATGCGTTATCTGATCAACAAGGCACTAGCTATCTCAACATTACCTCGCTTCTAATATAATCCAATCAAACTACGAGTAAGAGATATTTGCGAGTACACTACAAGTTTAACTCCGACCATTAGTCAACATTTCCAAATCAAACAGGTCACAAGTGATGCACCATTTAGTTTAGTCCAAGAACTAGCCATTTCAGCTGAAATTCTGTCACGAAAAATCAATTATGCTCATAAAACAGCAACAATGGCAGTCCAAGAAACCAAAATTACTTACTGCTATATCAGCAAAACTTTAAATCCAAGTGTTCCAGAGGAAAACATATATGTGGTGCATTTTGTCGAATACCTTGTGGGCGCACTTTATTGTTGGGTTGGGGATAGAGGGAAAGCCTAGTTGACTAATTTGGTGATTTCCATTGCAAGTTGAGATCCATCATTTAGAATGAGATCATTCACGTACTTGAAATCAAAGGATTTGTGAAAAAAGTTTGAAATGTTTTCCTATAAAAAGTAAAGAAGGAGATCATCATTTATGTGCAACTTAAACTGAAATTAAAGAAACAAAAATCATCTTTTTGTAAtgcaatataatattaattaaagcaCGTCCAATCCAAGTCTAACATCATCTTCTACTTACGTTTATATAAGAATGAAAGAAGCTGAGAATCActttgaataatataaagatataaGTTCAGGCAACAACAATACCAACAGCTGGTCCCATCTACAAATTCAAAAGTTAAATGACCATATTTGCTATAATTAGCATGATCATAAATTCAATCTACAAGTACAACATCTATAACAAAAGTGGCCAAAAGGTTGGTACTTGTTTACCATGATATGCCAAAACATCTATAACAAAATTGACCAAATGGCAAGTACTTGTTTCCCATACTATGCCAGAGTTTCCAGGTCAGGATGGTTACTTTAAACTGCTGAATACCGCAATGGTAAAGGATCAGTTGCTTCAATATTCTTCAATATATGACTCTCTTTCAAACCAATAATTTTGACCTTTTCGTTTGAGTGTCCATCCGTGAATACATTTGTAATCTGCATACAATTCCACACATCAGACCATATTGACAGCAACACTAACTGCTTGTATGCCAAGCATCAAGatgaataaataataataattacacactAAAAGAAGTCTAGGCACCAACTAACAAATTACTTttttatacaatatatgttaataatTTCTAGCAGACTTGAGAGAACAGAATGGCAGGCAGCAGCCTTACCTGTGTGCACCCAAATAATTTGAGCAGCTTAAGTGATAAGCAGGTATCTACAATCAATCCCAGGGCCTCATTCGTCATTTCACGACACCAAGATAAATCCAAACTTTCCAAATTTATACTACGTTTCGCAAGTGATAAAGCAGTGTGATGGGCAACCTGAACAACACCATATATGATATAACCGACAACATTATAATGTATAATATATTGATACAGATTATAAACCATCACAACCCTATAACAAGGGATGGTTAAACAGTCATAGTTCTTCATTCTAATGTAATTTTTGTTACAGGGAACACAAAAAGGTACCTTATCAACATGATTAAGTGATAGTTCCCTCAAAGGCCCTCCGCATGTTTCAAGATATGCAGCTACAGCCTCATCACTGTCATATTTTTAAACCAATTTTCAGGAAATATTATCAACCGAATAAAAGAAAACCGAAATGAATGTAaaattaaacaaacaaacaacTTGAATAAAAATGGAAAACAGATAGACCTGAATGCATTGCGACATAATTTCATTGTTTGAATTTTTTGACAACCATTAGCAAGATGTCCTAATGCAGCATCAGTTAACATGCACAAGTTGGTCAGATCTATTACACACAACTCAGGACACCTTTCTGCAATAGCTTGCAATGCTCTATCTGTCAGTCTCCTGAACATAGTCAACAAGTCAACATAATCAATAAGAGTTTAAACAGGcatcatcataaaaaaaaaaaaaatgcacccttcaaaaaaatataaaaactaacGTGCAATCTGCCAAGATAAGCTCCTTCATTTTCTGACCTCGAGCAACCACAAACTTTATAATGAAACTATCAGTAACAGTTTCAAAACGAGAAATAGATAACACTTCCAATTGTTCTAGCTTCAATAATGCTGGAAGAATAGCCTTAACATCAATTATACCAACACACTCATCGATGTACAACTCCTTTAGTACTGATCCTAGCTTGTCAGCTAGATTGTTGATACTATCAGACGTAAGCAAAGAACAGCACCCGAGATTAATAGATCTCAAACCAGGAGCAGATGCAACAAGTGTATTTAGACCAGCATCTGATAATCGGCATGCACCTTTCAGGGATATATTAGTCAATGCAGAAAATTTATTAGGCGAGTGAGTCAGTGCAGTAAATAGAACATAGTCTGGTAAACATCTTCCACACTGATCCAGTTGTAGTACCTACAGTCAAACATACATACATGTCCATTATAAGCAAGCAAAAAACAGATTAAATGTTGATGTGAAAGATATTGTGTAACATAATTAAATTAATCCCACTATAAATACAACACCAAAATAACAGAAAATGAAACAATCTGATTGATAAGAAGCTCACCGTGAGCTTAGTAGTATCATTCTTTTCAAGAGTCTCTGTGAATTGCTCCTCACTTAACCATGAACAATCTCTTACGCGTATCTCAGTAGGAGATCCTCTTGCAAGCAAGTCAAGAAAATGGTGGTTCATTTTTCTTGagtcacaaagtaaatgtgtgagCTTGTGTCTAAGTACATCAGGAACACTTTCAAGGGAGGTTATTGCATCCACATTTTCTGCCATAACTGACATGCATAAATCCTGTAATAAAGGGACCTTCTTCATAAGCGGCTGGTTCCTCTTAGGAACCCATATTAATGGAACAGGTTCGTTTTTCTTCTGTTGAGCAGGCATCTTTGTTGCTCCCTCTTTAATTATTTTCAAAGCAGTTGAAAAAGGACCAGGCCAATCTTCTACATTCCCATTGGCTGCTTCCATTTGTAGTAGTTCAAGTTCATCCTCAAAATCTTCGTGCAggtcttgttgttgttgttcttgaacAGAGAAATATGCAAACCGTGTTGCATTGTGTTTGGCTACACTTCTAAACCTTTCCTTATACCCCATATTAGAGCTCGTTGCCCGTTCCACGTTCATAGTATTAGCAGCTACTTCACTTTCTACTTTAACTTCCACATCTGAATCATCTGAATCGCTTGAACTTGAAGATGATGAGTGAAGCTCAAACACTTTCCCCTTCCCCTTTTCTCTACTTATATTTAAAATGAAACTTACATCACTCCCTATATCGATATCCATATCTTCACCATCCATCAACACGCCTTTCTTTTTATCTTCTTCTTTGTTGAACCTTTTCGAACCATTTTGATTACCGTTTAACCCTCCTTGTGGCTCAATCGTAACAGCCCCTTTGCTTACAATAACAAATTCTTCCCCACCTCGTTTTTCTTCGACTTCTTTCTCATCCTTCTTATCAGCAGACACATTATCATCATTAACAAGACAGTTAATCCCTGATTTTAATCCAACCTTTTTGCCCGACCGAAGCTTTAATCGGTTCACATTTCCTACACCACTCTCTTCTTCAACCCCATTCAGACCCGAACCTTTCACTAAAGCACAGTGAGCTTCACCTTTTTCAAGATCATCAACCTTTCTCTTCCTTACAGGTGTCACAATCTCAACATCAACAACATTATTAATAGTGCTATTATCATCATCCttaccattattaatatcataagatCTCGAATTCGATAAAAATCTAGCACTCCGTCTCAAACCTGAGTCAGAAATAGACCCTGATTTTCCAGAACTGGAGTTGAAACAAGACTTCTTCTTCTTAGTAGCCTCAACTTGTTTTGCAGGAGTTAATGGTTCAATTTCAACATTAGAAGATTTAGGGAAATGTTCATTTTGAGTTGCAGTAACAACCTTTTTGGACCTTAGAACCGTCATTTTGATGAGTACTGACCTAAATTTATAAAACTAAGTATAAGCAATTAATCAATTATTATATAAACGGATGAAACGAATTGATAATAGTAGAAGTGTTCAATTGATAATGTATTGagaatgagaataataataacacgatgtaatagatatagatatagatagatatagaaagATCGTATGAAGAATATACTTACGTGATTGATGCGTCTGATGGTGAATGCAACTACGAAGAAGAAGACGGTTAGGGTTTTATTTTAGGTATTTAAAAGAGGTGGGAGATGACTTCTTTTAGGGCAAGATTCGTCCGATTCCCGCCAAACTCACTTCACTTCACTTCACTCCACTCGGTAAATTGTAAATCCATAGACTATACACATTCCTTTATTCAATGAGAATATGGGTTTGGGTCAAAGCCCATTTCAAATTAGGGTTTCGATCACCAATTTAGGTTGCGTTTttttgcctcttaatggaatggttcagtcagtgcgtttgtttctgaccactgaatgacatatggtgctgaatggttcagaattcagtgccaaaccattcagagatgaaacactctcttaaccattaagagcctaaattttctgtaattttctcctcaaatcctatcctgaacacttaactaacaagtatattgaaaattttattcatgttacactttaataaggtaattttactcagtttatatcgttcactctaaatgattatcaaatagcttattttcattcagaacaaactttattcagaggctttgaatcattcagattctgaaccattcagcgctaaatcattcagttttatcaaacgcacccttactAATTATATACTCCGTTTTTTTGTTTGCCGTTTTAATCATTGCTAATATGTCATCTCCAAAGTCCAATATCTTTAGTCCGGTTTTAGGTTAGGTTTTACTATTATATTGTTGGTGTTCGATTTGTTAGTTGTGTTGGATTTTGTATGTTTTGTTGCCTCtagtttttgttttttgttttacgGAGATGGCTCGGTTTGAGTTAgtactttttttttttgaacatcgGTTTAGGATTACTCAGGGGGACTAAACTACTCACGAATTCATCTAACGTAGTTGCATAACCTTTGTTTCTATAGTAATCGTTATTTTTGCAAAAAGAAATAAAATATATCCAATATTTTGATTGAAAAAATCTACAATATGGTATACATTTTGGCTCTAATCTTGTTTTATCTACAATATTGTCTCATGTATGTGAAACGCATATAATGCATTAAACACTTGTACATTAATATAGAGGGCACATAATAACTTTTCATATGCATTCAAAGAATCAAAGGTGATTAAAGAACTAAGTTCCTTGTTACTTGACTCACTCAAAGCCGTTCTTCTAGGCTACAAGTCAAATTCAAGTGGCGTAGCACACAAATTGAAACTAAATTTGAAATTTGGTGTTAGATTGCTTGCTTTCTAGCTTCCTGTTGAGGTGTGTATATGTTAATGATAAAAGCATCTATTTAAGTAAGAACAAAAGTTTACATGTTGCTATCTTATTTTGACATTGTCAGTGATCAATTACTGAAAGCTATTTTCTTTGCATTGAGAGAATAAACCGTCATACCAACCAACCGAACTCACTTGAACACCATTGAAAGAGAGATATTTCCACACTCCTCGTTTAGCACCGTTTAATTTGGTATACCACCGAAACTTGGCTTAAGTGGTACATGGGTGGGATCAAACTTGAGGTACTGCCAACCCAAGTTCGATTTTCACTCCAAGCAGAGAGTtttcaacctttgatggtactgccaaaatcaatgcgatttgggaaggtctctgggggttttcccaaccttcgatggtactgccaacatcgtcgcgaattgagtTTTCTCCTAACGATTgcgtgggtgacaaatgagagcatttgaTGTTAATATCGACGTTGGAAAAAAAAGTGACCTTGGTATTAGAtaatgttaacacctatttccttatgaggtaaggcttagtgtgtcaacacgatactagaagtaatctagctttaggtggacgagtgttgccgattgatgtttgctcttAGGAAATAAtccatgcagacccggttcacaagtgtagaaacttgtggggtggcttaatcaatctgtcgtccgtagagcgtaaaagtgctagccggatgacttctagtgagagaaagtgctagagagagagagatgaagtctcagctctcaggtttttcaaaatgtctgaactgtgtaaaatgacgacccaaggggtctatttatagtgtcagatccaccggattattcggggacacgtgtcagatgatgatacgttctgttacttgtgatccgaaatttattctgaaagtggcgttctccggccagggcttacgcgctaggcggccttcagggcttacgcatgacagagcagcctgtacagcggagaacgctggacggataacttcACAAAACTGTTATTTTcagtcttcctgatgctacttttatgcaaccattatgccttttatgcgtgtatacgataggatacaccattaagtccccccagtttaatgacttaagcatttgaaaaatgattaagttgttaaacttttgataacgcatgccaaactagcCTTTTCATTGTCCATTTGCATCGGGAAAAACGTTAcaagcattaaatgcagacgaattttactgacgctgtGATGATTAACTTTAAATGGCTGAGAatctccacgcgcctccagctgtaaaaagtgtcatTTCGTACCCCACGTTTGAACTTGCCCGTACACGTGTCACAATCGTGTCCATAAAAATTGCATCAATGAGCAcctatataaaccgtcataacccttttatcttcacttttttacctttgccaagatctaaaaagcacatttcctcccaaatcttcatcgctttcttcaACCTTCAACTCTTTAAGGTTTACCATCTTCCAAGGTCAGTTATACCCCATCTTGCTTGTTATTTCTTAGTTGttgatacttttatactttattgtCATGACTTCTAcaccgagtactggccaagaacacgcagaGCCTTCTTCTTCAAATGCTGCAGACATttaagaagttagcacgatggcttcatcactaACAGGAGAATACTTAGACGGTTTGAAGATTGCCATTCACCATattaatcaatacaaccctgttcttcctaccGCCAGGCAAACTGCCAACCATCCTCCTGacggaaaaattactttatacgccttacaacttactcacggcaacctccttgttccccttactaactttctcctTCGCCTTCTTAAGTATTATAAGGCCTGCCTTAGCcaaatgcatccccatggccttcaaaaaattattctttttgaaatgtactaaAATGCCAGCAACattaagcctcgcattaaagtttttatctctttgtttagaattcgtacAATTAGCGACTGctagcttactattgatagtaaacgaaatacccattttgttggtacaaatagagtatcaaacttgaaggactggaagagTCTGTTTTTCTTTGTTAATGAGACTATTATTCCAGAGGAGTACTCCG
This genomic window from Rutidosis leptorrhynchoides isolate AG116_Rl617_1_P2 chromosome 2, CSIRO_AGI_Rlap_v1, whole genome shotgun sequence contains:
- the LOC139892764 gene encoding GCN5-related N-acetyltransferase 6, chloroplastic, with product MMTFRIQKPGFKMPACYGSRNHQKYIRSMITMTTNPQGVNKHKLSLQLDKNSLKTTSQTHLHFDRLQLQQADQIFVHNKKHEFGQFVAREALIDEEYWTAAWLRAETHWEDRIDDRFADSHRRKFTEQEFNALKRQAVTKLGLKTACIITVRKEHSSEKRTTVLKSVVGTLDVSIRPFLHGETFPGEKVKAPIFYTDNTKEPRKQYGYISNLCVAKSARRQGIARNMLHFAIESTISDGVEQVYVHVHRNNIAAQELYQKIGFTVVDLASPQLLRDKMYLLSYRP
- the LOC139892765 gene encoding uncharacterized protein encodes the protein MTVLRSKKVVTATQNEHFPKSSNVEIEPLTPAKQVEATKKKKSCFNSSSGKSGSISDSGLRRSARFLSNSRSYDINNGKDDDNSTINNVVDVEIVTPVRKRKVDDLEKGEAHCALVKGSGLNGVEEESGVGNVNRLKLRSGKKVGLKSGINCLVNDDNVSADKKDEKEVEEKRGGEEFVIVSKGAVTIEPQGGLNGNQNGSKRFNKEEDKKKGVLMDGEDMDIDIGSDVSFILNISREKGKGKVFELHSSSSSSSDSDDSDVEVKVESEVAANTMNVERATSSNMGYKERFRSVAKHNATRFAYFSVQEQQQQDLHEDFEDELELLQMEAANGNVEDWPGPFSTALKIIKEGATKMPAQQKKNEPVPLIWVPKRNQPLMKKVPLLQDLCMSVMAENVDAITSLESVPDVLRHKLTHLLCDSRKMNHHFLDLLARGSPTEIRVRDCSWLSEEQFTETLEKNDTTKLTVLQLDQCGRCLPDYVLFTALTHSPNKFSALTNISLKGACRLSDAGLNTLVASAPGLRSINLGCCSLLTSDSINNLADKLGSVLKELYIDECVGIIDVKAILPALLKLEQLEVLSISRFETVTDSFIIKFVVARGQKMKELILADCTRLTDRALQAIAERCPELCVIDLTNLCMLTDAALGHLANGCQKIQTMKLCRNAFSDEAVAAYLETCGGPLRELSLNHVDKVAHHTALSLAKRSINLESLDLSWCREMTNEALGLIVDTCLSLKLLKLFGCTQITNVFTDGHSNEKVKIIGLKESHILKNIEATDPLPLRYSAV